A window of Metabacillus sp. B2-18 contains these coding sequences:
- a CDS encoding IS1182 family transposase (programmed frameshift), with protein MFNTRENTQNEVEFIVIDDLVPENHLLRKIDKYIDFSFILEKVKPYYCEDNGRPSIDPLVLFKMMFVGYLYGIRSERQLEEEIKMNIAYRWFLGLKLSDRVPHHSTISWNRRTRYKETNIFQEIFDEIVFQAMEHRMVGGRVLFTDSTHLKANANKHKFTRETVEVETRDYIEDLNKAIEQDRKEHGKKPLKEREEVKETKEIRVSSTDPESGFMSRDNKQEMFCYLDHRTTDFKFNIITDAYVTPGNVHDSVPYLSRLDRQIERFGFKVEASALDSGYLTSAVCKGLSDRNIFGVIAHRRFKPTKGLFPKWKFTYDRENDLYICPNKDELTYRTTTREGYREYKSDPKKCATCPLLSQCTRSKNNQKVVTRHVWEDHKDQVRLNRLSPSGKELYKFRKEKVERSFADSKELHGLRYCRLRGLRNASEQVLLTAACQNMKKIATHLAKLS; from the exons ATGTTCAATACAAGAGAAAACACACAAAATGAAGTTGAATTTATAGTAATAGATGACCTTGTTCCTGAAAATCATCTGCTTCGAAAAATAGATAAATATATAGATTTTTCATTCATTCTTGAAAAGGTAAAACCTTATTATTGTGAGGATAATGGACGCCCTTCAATTGATCCTTTAGTTCTTTTTAAAATGATGTTTGTTGGCTATTTATATGGAATTCGCTCTGAGAGACAATTAGAAGAAGAAATTAAAATGAATATTGCTTATAGATGGTTTTTAGGATTGAAATTATCTGATCGAGTTCCTCATCATTCTACAATAAGTTGGAATCGTAGAACTCGTTATAAAGAAACAAATATATTCCAAGAAATCTTTGATGAGATTGTCTTTCAGGCAATGGAACATCGTATGGTAGGAGGAAGAGTTCTCTTTACAGATTCTACTCATTTAAAAGCTAATGCGAATAAACACAAATTCACTAGAGAAACGGTTGAGGTTGAGACTAGAGATTATATTGAAGACTTAAATAAAGCTATTGAACAAGATCGTAAAGAACATGGAAAAAAGC CTCTGAAAGAAAGAGAGGAGGTGAAGGAAACTAAGGAAATACGTGTAAGTTCAACAGATCCTGAAAGTGGATTTATGTCTAGAGATAACAAACAGGAAATGTTCTGTTACCTAGATCATCGAACGACAGACTTTAAATTCAATATTATAACTGATGCGTATGTTACACCAGGTAATGTCCATGATTCTGTTCCTTATTTATCAAGACTTGACCGTCAAATCGAGCGATTTGGTTTTAAAGTAGAAGCTTCAGCTTTGGATTCAGGATATCTAACTAGTGCTGTTTGTAAGGGATTATCGGATAGAAACATATTTGGAGTAATTGCTCATAGAAGATTTAAACCAACCAAAGGTTTGTTTCCTAAATGGAAATTTACATATGATAGAGAGAATGATCTATATATTTGTCCAAATAAGGATGAGTTAACTTATCGAACAACTACAAGAGAGGGATATCGAGAATATAAATCTGATCCCAAGAAATGTGCAACATGTCCTCTACTCTCACAGTGTACAAGGTCGAAAAACAACCAAAAAGTAGTAACTCGACATGTTTGGGAAGATCATAAAGATCAAGTTAGATTAAATCGCCTTTCCCCATCTGGGAAAGAACTATATAAATTTAGAAAAGAAAAGGTAGAGCGAAGCTTTGCAGATTCAAAAGAATTGCATGGGCTTCGCTACTGCCGGTTACGGGGATTAAGGAATGCAAGTGAGCAGGTGCTTCTCACCGCTGCTTGCCAGAATATGAAAAAGATTGCCACACACCTAGCT
- a CDS encoding acetate kinase has translation MAKIIAINAGSSSLKFQLFDMPSEKVLTKGLVERIGINDSVFSITVNDEKQTEVSDIPDHAVAVKILLSKLTGLGIIQSLDEIDGIGHRVVHGGEVFNDSVLITDETLAKIEELSDLAPLHNPANVVGIKAFKEVLPNVEAVAVFDTAFHQTMPEQSFLYSLPYEYYEKYGIRKYGFHGTSHKYVSERAAEILGRPVEHLRLISCHLGNGASIAAIEGGRSIDTSMGFTPLAGVAMGTRSGNIDPALIPFIMEKTEKTADEVLDILNKKSGILGISGLSSDLRDIESAAKEGNERAETALEVFASRIHKYIGSYAARMSGVDAIIFTAGIGENSTEIRARVLKGLEFMGIYWDPALNKVRGEEAYLSYPHSPVKVLVIPTNEEVMIARDVVRMAK, from the coding sequence ATGGCAAAAATTATTGCAATCAATGCAGGTAGTTCATCTCTAAAATTTCAACTTTTTGATATGCCAAGTGAGAAAGTATTAACAAAAGGATTAGTTGAAAGAATTGGGATTAACGATTCGGTTTTCAGCATTACTGTAAATGATGAAAAACAAACAGAAGTATCAGATATTCCAGACCATGCTGTAGCTGTTAAAATTTTATTATCTAAGCTTACAGGTTTAGGGATTATTCAATCTTTAGATGAAATAGATGGAATTGGACATCGTGTTGTACATGGTGGAGAAGTATTTAATGACTCTGTTTTAATTACAGATGAAACACTTGCTAAGATTGAAGAGCTTTCTGATTTGGCACCACTTCACAATCCAGCCAATGTTGTAGGAATCAAGGCTTTCAAAGAAGTTCTTCCAAATGTTGAGGCTGTTGCAGTATTTGACACAGCATTTCACCAAACCATGCCAGAACAATCTTTCTTATATAGCCTGCCTTATGAATATTACGAAAAATATGGAATTCGTAAATATGGTTTCCATGGAACTTCCCATAAATATGTATCAGAGCGTGCAGCAGAAATCTTAGGAAGACCTGTAGAGCATTTACGCTTAATTTCATGTCACTTAGGTAATGGAGCAAGTATTGCTGCAATTGAAGGCGGTCGCTCTATTGATACATCTATGGGCTTCACACCACTAGCAGGTGTAGCAATGGGTACACGTTCAGGGAATATTGATCCGGCTTTAATACCATTTATTATGGAGAAAACAGAAAAGACAGCTGATGAAGTGCTGGATATCTTAAATAAGAAAAGCGGTATTTTAGGGATTTCTGGTCTTTCAAGTGATTTACGTGATATCGAATCAGCTGCTAAAGAAGGCAACGAGAGAGCAGAAACAGCATTAGAAGTGTTTGCTAGTCGTATTCATAAATATATTGGTTCTTATGCTGCAAGAATGTCAGGTGTTGATGCAATTATTTTCACAGCCGGTATTGGTGAAAATAGTACAGAAATTCGTGCACGTGTATTAAAAGGTCTTGAATTTATGGGGATTTATTGGGATCCTGCACTTAATAAGGTTCGTGGAGAAGAGGCATACCTTAGCTATCCACATTCACCAGTAAAAGTATTAGTAATTCCTACAAATGAAGAAGTAATGATAGCAAGAGATGTAGTAAGAATGGCAAAATAA
- the tpx gene encoding thiol peroxidase, translating into MASITFKNNPVTLLGNEVNAGDQAPDFTVLANDLSPVSLADSKGKVRIISVVPSIDTGVCDAQTRRFNEDASKLENVEVLTVSMDLPFAQKRWCASNGLENVKTLSDHRDASFGEAYGVLIKELRLLARSVFVVDSNDKVTYVEYVSEATNHPNYEAAIEAAKAAQ; encoded by the coding sequence ATGGCATCTATTACGTTCAAAAATAACCCAGTTACATTACTAGGAAATGAAGTTAATGCTGGTGATCAAGCACCAGATTTTACTGTACTAGCAAATGATTTATCACCAGTTTCACTAGCTGATTCAAAAGGGAAAGTACGTATTATTTCAGTAGTTCCTTCTATTGATACAGGAGTTTGTGATGCACAAACCCGCCGTTTTAACGAAGATGCATCAAAGCTTGAAAATGTTGAAGTGTTAACAGTTAGCATGGATTTACCATTTGCACAAAAAAGATGGTGTGCATCGAATGGTCTTGAAAATGTAAAAACATTATCTGATCACCGTGATGCTTCTTTTGGTGAAGCTTATGGTGTATTAATTAAGGAATTACGTTTATTAGCAAGATCAGTATTTGTTGTAGATTCAAATGATAAAGTAACATATGTGGAATATGTTAGTGAAGCAACGAATCATCCAAATTATGAAGCGGCAATTGAAGCAGCTAAAGCGGCACAATAA
- the ytfJ gene encoding GerW family sporulation protein translates to MSDHPIQGLMKTAMENLKQMIDVNTIVGDPVETPDGSVILTVSKVGFGFAAGGSEFNSASKEEGDGQGQKTPKLPFGGGSGGGVSITPIAFLIVSSNGVKMLHLDESTHLYEKILEAAPQAVEKIQGIFKKDKSNDQKNDPLEDINSNQSSQNQKQDLDI, encoded by the coding sequence ATGAGTGATCATCCAATTCAAGGGTTAATGAAGACTGCAATGGAAAATTTAAAACAAATGATTGATGTAAATACCATTGTAGGAGATCCTGTTGAAACACCCGATGGAAGTGTAATTTTAACTGTTTCAAAGGTTGGCTTTGGTTTTGCAGCTGGAGGTAGTGAATTTAATTCAGCTAGCAAAGAAGAAGGTGATGGTCAAGGTCAAAAAACACCAAAACTTCCATTTGGCGGCGGAAGTGGTGGTGGAGTTTCAATCACTCCTATCGCATTCTTAATCGTTTCTTCAAATGGAGTGAAAATGCTTCATTTAGACGAGAGCACCCACTTATACGAGAAAATTTTGGAGGCTGCACCTCAAGCGGTTGAAAAAATTCAAGGTATATTTAAAAAGGATAAGAGTAATGACCAAAAGAATGATCCTTTAGAAGATATTAATAGCAATCAATCAAGTCAAAATCAAAAACAAGATCTAGACATTTAA